One Mesotoga infera DNA window includes the following coding sequences:
- a CDS encoding carbohydrate kinase family protein has product MDRVVIVGNVDVDIIAGPIDDWPEWGTEMGVDTVDIRIGGQAANTAVVLADLGVPVDIVTVAGNDLFGKALKQRFVEMGISVDWFDLIEGKTPHTVAITHTNSERSFLSDESVMRFMDVDFVSGKLARIKGAHILFCGINVLNGLRRGDLKALLESLHDDNLIYLDPGWPPDG; this is encoded by the coding sequence AGGTCCGATTGACGACTGGCCTGAATGGGGGACGGAGATGGGCGTCGATACTGTCGATATTCGTATCGGCGGGCAGGCGGCCAACACGGCTGTTGTACTTGCCGACCTCGGAGTACCGGTGGATATAGTTACGGTCGCCGGGAATGATCTCTTCGGGAAGGCCCTCAAGCAAAGATTCGTAGAAATGGGGATTTCAGTCGATTGGTTTGACCTCATCGAAGGCAAGACTCCGCATACAGTTGCGATAACTCATACAAACAGCGAGAGAAGCTTTTTGAGCGACGAGTCTGTCATGCGCTTCATGGATGTTGACTTTGTGAGCGGTAAGCTGGCTAGAATAAAAGGCGCACATATACTCTTTTGTGGCATCAATGTCTTAAACGGTTTGAGAAGGGGAGACTTGAAAGCGCTTCTGGAATCTCTTCATGATGATAATCTTATCTACCTGGATCCGGGATGGCCTCCCGATGG